In a single window of the Pyrococcus sp. NA2 genome:
- a CDS encoding ATPase translates to MALLKLKPLIGEDLPSDFVEVIRSKLRGRVVRTGETVGITILGKVIEFKVVQADPSPLRVDDRTRIEFSKFSVDILERKFDGEIRDVIVSSNLIVVIVENEVIILNQNLEEIYRGKFEKLKNVVIGKDFVVIADGNKLKLIRT, encoded by the coding sequence ATGGCATTACTAAAGCTGAAGCCCCTGATTGGGGAAGATCTTCCAAGTGATTTCGTTGAAGTAATTAGGAGCAAACTTAGGGGTAGAGTCGTGAGGACCGGGGAAACAGTGGGAATAACAATACTAGGGAAGGTCATAGAATTTAAGGTCGTTCAAGCCGATCCTTCTCCGCTGAGGGTTGATGACAGAACGAGAATAGAGTTCTCCAAGTTCTCGGTTGATATCCTTGAGAGGAAATTTGATGGGGAAATAAGAGATGTAATCGTCAGCTCGAACTTGATAGTTGTGATAGTTGAGAATGAGGTTATAATATTGAACCAAAATTTAGAGGAAATCTACAGAGGAAAGTTCGAAAAGTTAAAGAACGTTGTCATTGGCAAAGACTTCGTGGTGATAGCTGATGGAAATAAGCTCAAACTTATCAGAACGTGA
- a CDS encoding leucine/methionine racemase — protein MDPWEVVERYSKVIAPANRTTYFPLVPVRAENAKVWDVNGREYIDFLSDAAVQNVGHNNPRVIKAVEEQIKRLMHATFIYAFPLEPLLLAEKLVEIVPIENAKVAFGLSGSDANDGAIKFARAYTERQIILSYIRSFYGATYGSMSITGLDPKVKAMVGELSGVHFIPYPNCYRCPFGKDPKTCNMECVEYIKEKFEGEIYADGVAALFAEPIQGDAGMVVPPKDYFKKVKRILDDHGILLVVDEIQSGFGRTGRWFAIEHFGVEPDIITVAKPLGGGLPISAIIGRSEIMDSLPPLSHAFTLSGNPTAAKAALAVIEEIEEKNLLKRAERLGEHAMKRLRGMMRRHELIGDVRGLGLMIGVELVKDRETKERAYEETKKVVWRAFELGLIVTFLQGNVLRIQPPLTIEEELLDEGLDRLKEAIEDVEEGKVPDSVLDKVQGW, from the coding sequence ATGGATCCATGGGAAGTTGTTGAGAGGTATTCAAAGGTGATAGCCCCGGCAAACAGGACAACGTACTTCCCCCTCGTTCCAGTTAGAGCTGAAAACGCCAAAGTCTGGGATGTAAATGGAAGGGAATATATAGATTTCTTGAGTGATGCTGCAGTTCAAAACGTCGGTCACAACAATCCAAGAGTGATTAAGGCTGTTGAGGAGCAGATAAAGAGGCTCATGCATGCAACTTTCATCTATGCCTTTCCGCTTGAACCCTTATTATTAGCTGAGAAGCTCGTTGAGATAGTTCCAATAGAGAACGCGAAGGTGGCATTTGGACTCAGCGGTTCTGATGCAAACGATGGTGCCATAAAATTTGCGAGGGCTTACACTGAGAGACAGATAATCCTGAGTTACATAAGGAGCTTTTATGGAGCGACATACGGATCAATGAGCATAACGGGACTTGACCCAAAGGTAAAGGCTATGGTTGGAGAACTCAGTGGAGTTCATTTCATACCGTATCCAAACTGCTATCGCTGTCCATTTGGCAAAGACCCAAAGACGTGCAACATGGAGTGCGTAGAGTACATAAAAGAGAAGTTTGAAGGGGAGATCTACGCAGATGGAGTTGCCGCACTCTTTGCTGAACCAATCCAGGGAGATGCAGGAATGGTCGTCCCACCCAAGGATTACTTTAAGAAGGTAAAAAGAATACTCGACGATCATGGAATACTGCTCGTCGTTGATGAAATCCAGAGCGGTTTTGGAAGAACTGGGAGGTGGTTCGCAATAGAGCACTTCGGCGTTGAGCCTGATATAATAACTGTGGCGAAGCCACTCGGTGGAGGTTTACCGATAAGTGCCATAATAGGTAGGAGCGAAATAATGGATTCTCTACCACCATTGAGCCATGCATTTACACTCTCTGGAAATCCAACAGCTGCAAAAGCAGCTTTAGCCGTCATTGAGGAGATAGAGGAGAAGAATTTACTCAAGAGGGCTGAAAGGTTAGGAGAGCATGCAATGAAAAGGCTAAGGGGGATGATGAGGAGACATGAACTCATAGGAGATGTTAGAGGCTTGGGCCTAATGATTGGTGTTGAGCTGGTTAAGGATAGAGAAACAAAGGAGAGGGCATATGAGGAAACCAAAAAAGTTGTTTGGAGGGCCTTTGAGCTTGGCCTAATAGTCACTTTCCTCCAGGGAAACGTTCTAAGAATCCAGCCACCCCTAACAATTGAAGAGGAACTTTTAGATGAGGGATTGGATAGATTGAAGGAAGCAATTGAAGATGTTGAGGAGGGAAAGGTTCCCGATAGCGTTCTAGACAAGGTTCAAGGATGGTAG
- a CDS encoding PadR family transcriptional regulator, with the protein MERPNIRGHLKFLVLHILKEKPLHGYGIIKELEERFGIPSPSPGAIYPVLASLRRTGLIESSGKGKKEKTVYRITKKGEKYLEEHRDELERILSIMKNFKEFRELGGDKLVEAIRELLLSLDSLNEEQKRAISSEISSFVKRIKLILLGR; encoded by the coding sequence TTGGAGAGACCCAACATTAGGGGGCACTTAAAATTCCTAGTCCTCCATATCCTCAAGGAAAAGCCCCTTCATGGATACGGGATAATTAAAGAGTTGGAGGAAAGATTTGGCATCCCTAGCCCCAGTCCAGGGGCAATCTATCCAGTCCTAGCATCACTCAGGAGAACGGGCCTAATTGAAAGCTCAGGGAAAGGAAAGAAGGAGAAAACTGTATACAGGATCACCAAAAAAGGGGAAAAATATCTAGAGGAACATAGAGATGAGCTAGAGAGGATTTTAAGCATTATGAAGAACTTCAAGGAGTTTCGAGAACTCGGAGGAGACAAGCTTGTTGAGGCCATTAGAGAATTATTGCTCTCACTTGATTCCCTAAATGAAGAGCAGAAACGAGCAATATCTTCGGAGATTTCGAGCTTCGTTAAGAGAATAAAGCTCATACTTCTTGGGAGGTGA
- a CDS encoding ATP-binding cassette domain-containing protein, whose amino-acid sequence MNANAIEVDKLVKKYGDFEAVKGISFKVKKGEIFAFLGPNGAGKTTTVHVLTTLLKPTSGKAIVAGYDVVEEPQEVRKRIGIVFQDPSLDRELTAYENMYIHGRIYGLGGKELREKIEELLKFVELWKFKDKPVKYFSGGMQRRLEIARALIHEPEILFLDEPTIGLDPQTRAHIWDYIRTMKEEHDMTIFLTTHYMDEAEQLADRIAIIDHGRIIAEGTAEELKKLVGNDIIYLRLESPKEELKCLKAEFIRGCKVLPDGRVRLDVGNAAEALPKLFELAQRNGIRILEVTYHRPTLNDVFLHLTGREIREESGESFARIMMRARMRR is encoded by the coding sequence ATGAATGCAAATGCAATTGAAGTTGACAAACTCGTTAAAAAGTATGGAGACTTTGAAGCTGTAAAGGGAATATCCTTCAAGGTGAAGAAAGGAGAAATATTTGCCTTCCTTGGACCGAACGGCGCTGGAAAGACAACAACCGTCCACGTCCTAACGACTCTTCTAAAGCCAACGAGTGGGAAGGCGATTGTTGCAGGATACGATGTTGTAGAGGAGCCTCAGGAGGTAAGGAAGAGAATCGGAATAGTCTTCCAGGATCCAAGCCTTGATAGGGAGCTAACGGCCTACGAAAACATGTACATCCACGGAAGGATATATGGATTAGGAGGAAAGGAGCTCAGGGAAAAGATCGAAGAACTCCTAAAGTTCGTTGAGTTATGGAAATTTAAGGACAAGCCAGTTAAGTACTTTTCAGGAGGTATGCAGAGGAGGCTTGAAATTGCAAGAGCATTGATACATGAACCAGAGATTCTCTTTTTAGACGAACCCACAATTGGTCTGGATCCCCAGACGAGGGCCCACATATGGGACTACATTAGGACAATGAAGGAAGAGCATGACATGACGATATTCCTGACGACGCACTACATGGATGAGGCCGAGCAGTTGGCCGATAGAATAGCGATAATAGATCATGGAAGGATAATAGCCGAGGGAACTGCTGAAGAGCTCAAGAAGCTCGTTGGAAACGACATTATCTACTTAAGGCTTGAGAGTCCTAAAGAGGAACTAAAATGCCTGAAGGCAGAGTTCATCCGGGGGTGTAAGGTACTCCCTGACGGAAGGGTTAGATTGGATGTTGGAAACGCTGCCGAGGCCTTACCAAAACTGTTCGAACTTGCTCAAAGAAATGGAATCAGGATTCTTGAGGTAACCTACCACAGGCCGACGCTCAATGATGTATTCCTCCACCTCACAGGGAGGGAAATTAGAGAGGAAAGTGGAGAATCCTTTGCCAGGATCATGATGAGGGCAAGAATGAGGAGGTGA
- a CDS encoding ABC transporter permease produces MKVLTTMVYRELKRFIRSRARVLGSLLNPLIWLIFFGKGWAGAFNFPGARMIFGGVDYMTYLVPGIVAMTVFNMSFMQGITLIWDRQFGFLKELLVAPASRVEAIIGRSIGGALMALIQGAIILALSFTMTDLKISGVVPTLILGFLVGLAISGLGMAIAMKMTSMEGFQIIVTMLMLPMTFLSGAFYPIKTMPTWMQWLAKINPLTYAVDGARYYLAGISPTFSITTDWIVLSGLAVIFVGIAALEFRKATID; encoded by the coding sequence ATGAAGGTTCTAACGACGATGGTATATAGGGAGCTCAAGAGGTTCATAAGGTCGAGGGCAAGAGTTCTTGGCTCACTCTTAAACCCGTTAATATGGTTAATATTCTTCGGAAAAGGATGGGCTGGAGCTTTTAACTTCCCTGGAGCTAGAATGATCTTTGGAGGAGTTGACTACATGACCTACCTAGTTCCAGGAATAGTCGCAATGACCGTCTTCAATATGAGCTTCATGCAGGGAATAACCCTAATTTGGGACAGACAGTTTGGATTCCTTAAAGAGCTTCTAGTTGCCCCAGCTTCAAGGGTCGAAGCGATAATTGGAAGGAGTATAGGAGGGGCCTTAATGGCACTAATCCAGGGAGCAATAATATTGGCATTGAGCTTTACAATGACGGATCTAAAAATTTCTGGAGTAGTGCCAACTTTAATCCTTGGATTCCTGGTGGGTCTTGCAATTTCAGGCTTGGGAATGGCAATAGCTATGAAAATGACATCAATGGAGGGATTCCAGATAATAGTCACGATGCTGATGCTCCCAATGACGTTCCTCAGCGGTGCTTTTTACCCTATAAAGACGATGCCAACGTGGATGCAATGGTTAGCTAAAATCAATCCCTTGACGTACGCTGTCGATGGAGCAAGATACTACCTAGCTGGAATAAGCCCAACTTTCAGCATAACCACCGACTGGATTGTGCTATCTGGGTTAGCGGTGATATTCGTCGGAATAGCGGCACTTGAGTTTAGAAAGGCCACAATCGATTAA
- the crcB gene encoding fluoride efflux transporter CrcB: protein MNVKTTLILILGGGLGALARYYISGIFPVYRDFPLGTLLVNSLASFLLGYLYGLLFSGLDVSSEWRLFLGTGFCGGLSTFSTFSYETFSLIREGELSIAMMNILANVLVTLTLVYLGFILAIRR, encoded by the coding sequence GTGAACGTGAAAACTACCTTAATCCTGATCCTCGGAGGAGGGCTTGGAGCATTAGCGAGGTACTACATCTCGGGAATATTCCCAGTTTACAGGGACTTTCCCCTGGGAACGCTCCTAGTCAATTCTCTTGCAAGCTTCCTTCTCGGCTATTTGTATGGATTGTTATTCTCTGGACTTGATGTTTCATCTGAGTGGAGATTATTCTTAGGAACGGGATTTTGTGGAGGGTTAAGCACGTTCTCGACGTTCTCCTACGAGACATTCTCTCTGATTAGGGAAGGAGAACTCAGTATTGCAATGATGAATATTTTGGCAAACGTTTTAGTTACCTTAACCCTAGTGTATCTTGGATTTATTTTAGCTATAAGGAGGTGA
- a CDS encoding DUF190 domain-containing protein: MVEVEHWNTLRLKIYIGENDKWEGRPLYKVIVEKLREMGIAGATVYRGIYGFGKKSRIHSSDVIRLSTDLPIVIEVVDRGHNIERAVNAIRPMIKDGMITVEPTIVLWMGAEEEIKKFEEDAVAERR, translated from the coding sequence ATGGTTGAGGTTGAGCACTGGAACACGCTCAGACTCAAGATATACATCGGAGAGAACGACAAGTGGGAGGGAAGACCTCTCTACAAGGTCATCGTCGAGAAGCTTAGGGAAATGGGGATAGCGGGAGCAACGGTTTATAGGGGAATCTACGGATTTGGAAAGAAGAGCAGGATACATTCAAGCGATGTGATAAGGTTATCAACCGATCTACCCATAGTTATAGAGGTAGTTGATAGGGGGCATAATATTGAGAGAGCCGTTAACGCTATTAGGCCAATGATTAAGGATGGTATGATAACCGTTGAGCCAACGATAGTTTTATGGATGGGTGCAGAGGAAGAGATAAAGAAATTCGAGGAAGACGCCGTCGCGGAGAGGCGATGA
- a CDS encoding Mth938-like domain-containing protein — protein sequence MKVEEVKFGLVKIDGKEFTHDIVIYPSGRIKRRKKEISKRKHGTSHKLDPEELKEYLSEDFDVLLVGTGIYGMLSLLPESRELVKEKEIIERPTKEALKLLENLRKEKRVLAIIHVTC from the coding sequence ATGAAAGTCGAAGAAGTCAAATTCGGACTTGTAAAGATAGATGGGAAGGAATTCACCCATGACATAGTCATATATCCCTCAGGGAGGATTAAAAGAAGGAAAAAGGAGATAAGCAAAAGGAAACACGGAACTAGCCACAAACTCGATCCAGAAGAACTTAAGGAGTATCTTTCTGAGGATTTTGACGTTCTTCTCGTTGGAACAGGTATATATGGAATGTTATCCTTACTTCCAGAGAGCAGAGAGCTAGTTAAGGAAAAAGAGATTATAGAAAGGCCAACGAAAGAAGCTCTCAAGCTATTGGAAAACCTAAGGAAAGAGAAGAGGGTACTCGCGATAATTCATGTAACATGTTAG